AAAATATATAATGGGAAATTACATAAATTGTAAACAAGATGAGTTAAGTGACTCGATTAAACATTGCTAAGATATTCAATTTGATTGATGTCATACAAATGATAatttttggtatttaaaataagggaTTGGGGTAGGTTAAGGGCATCCCTCACCTAGGTTTACCATGTATTTATCCCCAATTCGAACTTGCCCAAACACAATCCTTCATGTTTTTATTCAAGGCCGGGCCCGCAGGGCCCATCAGGCCCGACCTTTGGATACTAAGCGGGGCAAGccataaattttcagattcaCGGGCCGGACATAAACATGAAACCAAATAAGGGCTGAATACAATCCAATATTCCAATCCAATGCACATGTTGATGCAACAACAATAGAGCTCCAGTCTCACACACTGCGTCAGTCTTCAGCACTTACCTTGGAGACGAAGAGTAAATTCCTGTAACGATAGCAGCACTTTCTGTAGCTTCTCCTTAGCCTCTTCATCAATCAAGTTACCATCACTATCAAACTTCAATGGTGGCTGGAATGCATTCAAGAAAAACTCGGGTTTGTTAATGAAGTGAAGATCAAGATAGACTCCAATTTGGCGAAGATGATACTGTGCACGTCCACCTCCAAAACCTCCTCCAGCACTCACAATGGCAGCAGCTTTATCAGCCCAAACATTCGGTGACCTAGAAGCCCAGTCAATCGCATTCTTCAGAGGTCCTAACATACATTATAAGCAGAGATGGGTATTAGTGAATAAAAATATAACTTATATGAATCGACCTAGAAACAATCTCTACAATAAATTTTTGTTCGAGCCAACTAATCATCTCCTAAACACAGCAGCTAATGATGAAGAATTTCCAACAGCCAATATAAAGGAAATTGCTTTACAAACCCCTAGTAATACAGAGAAAAATACAGAGCGAAAGAGATTAAACAACTCGAAGTTTCATCAATTGTAAAGTGTCTAACGGGCGAGTATGTGGtccagtgatagagttgcatggatacaacctagaggttaaattcctggaaacaacatTTCTACATTTCCACATATCATGTGAGGATAAGGATTGCGTACATCCTCTCAGTCACTACGGGAGCCTTATGCACGGGAGTTTTTTACAGTAAACACATCCAACAAAACTTTTCTTAAGATATGAAGATGTACGGACTCTACTAATTGCTATATCTGCTATAACCATGGATGTTAACAGATGTGTAATGACTAAATTTACTAATGTAATCAGCCAAGCAATACTAAAATCATAAGAAAATTTTTTTGACTTAGTATATGTTTGACACCGACAATGCAACTCTATCCCAatcattttaataaaaataattacgACAATATGTCTGCAATGTCACCAACTTTCTCCTCCGTTAGATTATCGAAGGAGAATCAGCCTGGTGGTTGAATTGGCTCGACATAAATCCTTCTCGTTCAAGTTCAATTCATCACAATAACACAAGCTCGATTTGCGAAGATATATGGGTTCCTCATCaatgaaattaaagaaaaaaaaatcaaataaataaagattACTAACTAGAGTTCTAGACAGTTCGGTGCCAGGGAGACGCCTGGGTCTTACTTGATCAAACGGCTAAATTTAAC
This genomic window from Tripterygium wilfordii isolate XIE 37 chromosome 9, ASM1340144v1, whole genome shotgun sequence contains:
- the LOC120006264 gene encoding NAD(P)H:quinone oxidoreductase-like, producing MAAAAATATPAITVAAICGSLRKGSYNRGLIRSAIQITKESIPGMEIEYIDISPLPMLNTDLEVDGTYPPAVEAFRKKILEADSYLFASPEYNYSVTGPLKNAIDWASRSPNVWADKAAAIVSAGGGFGGGRAQYHLRQIGVYLDLHFINKPEFFLNAFQPPLKFDSDGNLIDEEAKEKLQKVLLSLQEFTLRLQGKC